The proteins below come from a single Bombus pyrosoma isolate SC7728 linkage group LG10, ASM1482585v1, whole genome shotgun sequence genomic window:
- the LOC122572129 gene encoding RNA-binding protein NOB1 encodes MNATQKVQYLVVDTSAFIQNASLQDVGVNIITEQDVVNEVTNKRQLRRLVVLPYDLKIQNAYSENIKFVTEFAKKTGDYTSLSATDIKVIALTYQLEKEKIGTDHLRIKPTIAQTLDSNVQKTEDLRTPLAGFYMPEKNKDVVEDNTKKYNDEESKQEKCIVNNKKNEIETNMENSIKNMSYEKTEEESDYKEYSASESDYETADSEVHQDRTEDLSTIFSKLTCESTDFIVQDRNNIEHNIDNILVPIKENYDDTDQHSEYENGKSDDNNDNNYEYDDEDGNDNDDDSGWITPGNICNIKKELDSDFLEQKSVTVACLTMDFAMQNVLKQIGLNVISLDGRVIKQMRTYIFRCYACYKTTSIMTKVFCPSCGNKTLKRVAVTLNDEGEPKVHINFRKPISKKGKRFSLPLPKGGKHANNPILYEDQPLPHQRPSRLARTKNNPLEDDCIAEYSPFIMRDVHSKSAMLGIRTKGPVKYWMQKNPNEVRRRKK; translated from the exons ATGAATGCAACACAGAAAGTGCAATACTTAGTTGTTGATACAAGTGCTTTTATCCAAAATGCATCCTTACAG GATGTTggtgtaaatataataacagaGCAAGATGTAGTAAATGAAGTTACAAATAAAAGACAATTAAGAAGACTTGTCGTCTTACcatatgatttaaaaatacaaaatgcatattctgaaaacattaaatttg tGACAGAATTTGCTAAAAAGACTGGTGATTACACTAGTTTATCAGCTACtgatataaaagtaattgCATTAACATATCAgctggaaaaagaaaaaataggaaCTGATCATTTAAGAATTAAACCAACAATAGCACAGACTCTAGATTCCAATGTTCAGAAAACTGAAGATCTTCGTACACCCTTAGCTGGCTTTTATATGCcagagaaaaat AAAGATGTTGTTGaagataatacaaaaaaatataatgatgaGGAGtcaaaacaagaaaaatgtatagtaaataataagaagaatgagatagaaacaaatatggaaaatagcaTAAAGAATATGAGTTATGaaaaaacagaagaagaatCAGACTATAAGGAATATAGTGCTAGTGAATCCGATTATGAAACAGCAGATTCTGAAGTACATCAAGACAGAACAGAAGATTTAtctacaatattttcaaaattaacttGTGAATCAACAGATTTTATAGTTcaagatagaaataatattgaacataatattgataatattcttGTTCCAATTAAAGAAAACTATGATGATACAGATCAGCATAGTGAATATGAAAATGGCAAAAGTGATGataacaatgataataattatgaatatgaTGATGAAGATGGCaatgataatgatgatgatagCGGTTGGATTACACCTG GaaacatttgtaatataaagaaagaactTGATTCAGACTTTCTTGAACAAAAATCTGTAACTGTTGCATGTTTAACAATGGACTTTGCTAtgcaaaatgttttaaaacaaATAGGATTAAATGTGATTTCATTAGATGGAAGAGTAATTAAACAAATGCGGACGTACATTTTTAGATGTTATGCGTGTTATAAAACTACTAGTATTATGACAAAAGTTTTCTGTCCTAGTTGCGGTAATAAGACATTGAAAAGAGTTGCAGTTACATTAAATGACGAAGGAGAACCAAAAGTTCATATCAATTTCCGGAAGCCAATttcaaagaaaggaaaaaga ttttctttgCCGCTCCCAAAAGGTGGAAAACATGCAAACAATCCTATTCTTTATGAAGATCAACCATTACCTCATCAAAGACCATCAAGACTAGCACGTACAAAAAATAATCCTTTAGAAGATGATTGTATAGCTGAATATTCTCCGTTTATTATGCGCGACGTACATTCTAAATCAGCTATGTTGGGCATAAGAACGAAAGGTCCTGTCAAATATTGGATGCAAAAAAATCCGAATGAAgtcagaagaagaaaaaaataa
- the LOC122572137 gene encoding proliferating cell nuclear antigen: MFEARLVQSAILKKVLDAIKDLLTEATFECSDSGIQVQAMDNAHVSLVSLNLRSDGFDKYRCDRNLSMGMSIACMSKILRCAGSEDTVTLRALDNPENITFIFESPNKEKLAEYEMKLINMDQEHLGIPDTSYSCVVKMPSQEFSRICRDLSQFGESITFACSKEGIKFSASGDYGQATVKLAQTADADNEEEAVVVNMQEPVKLTFSCRYLNCFIKAGPLCAQVQLSMSNDVPLVCEYKIGDIGHIRYYLAPKIDDDEEN; encoded by the exons ATGTTTGAGGCACGTTTGGTACAGAGTGCGATTTTGAAGAAGGTGTTAGATGCAATAAAAGATCTTTTAACCGAAGCCACCTTTGAATGTTCTGATTCTGGTATTCAAGTACAAGCTATGGATAATGCTCATGTCTCCTTAGTTTCTCTTAATCTTAGAAGCGATGGCTTTGATAAATATAGATGCGATAGAAATTTATCAATGGGCATGAGTATTGCATG CATGTCCAAAATTCTACGATGTGCTGGTTCCGAAGATACAGTGACATTGCGAGCATTGGATAATccagaaaatattacatttatatttgaatcaCCAAATAAAGAAAAGCTTGCAGaatatgaaatgaaacttATAAATATGGATCAGGAACATCTTGGTATTCCT GATACCTCATATTCGTGTGTTGTAAAAATGCCATCTCAAGAATTTTCACGTATCTGTAGAGATTTGAGCCAATTTGGAGAATCCATAACTTTTGCATGTTCTAAGGAGGGTATAAAGTTCAGTGCTTCTGGAGATTATGGACAAg cCACTGTTAAGTTAGCACAAACAGCAGATGCAGAtaatgaagaagaagcagtAGTTGTCAATATGCAAGAACCAGTCAAACTAACATTTTCATGTCGTTAccttaattgttttataaaggCTGGGCCTTTATGTGCACAAGTACAACTATCAATGTCTAATGATGTGCCCCTAGTATGTGAATACAAAATTGGAGATATTGGacatattagatattatttgGCACCAAAAATTGATGATgatgaagaaaattaa
- the LOC122572108 gene encoding uncharacterized protein LOC122572108 isoform X1: protein MPRKHQVHKLVDLALYSIGEFVAVFGRYLTKHICVISKTNPEYGHSKLHSMLKFMKHLLSYNVPRHLYDKMSRTVLTAIVNLVKETRGSYNEYALTATFLSEITVALHLTEVVVDTHLKRIEFSAWPKIMRHILYNKLPDMVGLEVLDLGSGSAGWRTSDIEKVIISGVTAMPNLVCFILCFDCTDSIIAALAQNCKKLQQLDVTASRSVTDRSVGPLLSCKYLKKIKLCKTSVTVPGYATLFLEHLNIEDIGRCDEFGYVLEHIHQKNINNTNSFHIKTFESRNFNVEHLYLLIDMCPYITSLCILRDERIMDLTILAALNYLTELKLLSCDFYAHGIKTLLEIKGCTITNLHLEHVDGIDLNALIFISQYCPNINSLVFYNCEFLEQAPIYPRKFAIPPFQYLERIKCVVECANMHLEFLLSHCKNIKFIQLGSSTGIGDETIRRIFSKNPMHKLEELKILYSHDLSMKTIQLLMHSCDNLYRLSELENWQGISPTELDMFREELKNTNINLDTSPSLSFA from the coding sequence ATGCCAAGAAAGCACCAGGTACATAAGCTAGTAGATCTAGCATTATACTCTATTGGAGAATTTGTAGCTGTTTTTGGTAGATACTTGACAAAACATATTTGTGTGATTTCTAAAACAAATCCAGAATATGGACATTCTAAGTTACATTCAatgttgaaatttatgaaacatttactAAGTTACAATGTACCTAGACATCTATATGATAAAATGTCTAGAACAGTATTAACTGCAATTGTTAATCTAGTCAAAGAAACTAGGGGTTCGTATAATGAATATGCTTTAACTGCAACTTTTTTGTCAGAAATAACAGTTGCTCTTCATTTAACAGAAGTGGTTGTAGATAcacatttaaaaagaattgaattttctgcTTGGCCTAAAATTATGCGTcatattctttataataaattacctgATATGGTCGGACTTGAAGTTTTGGATTTAGGCTCAGGATCAGCTGGTTGGAGAACATCTGATAttgaaaaagttattattagTGGCGTAACTGCTATGCCAAATTtagtatgttttattttatgctTTGATTGCACAGATAGTATTATAGCAGCTCTAGCTCAAAACTGTAAAAAGCTGCAGCAGTTAGATGTAACTGCATCTAGATCTGTAACAGATCGGAGTGTTGGTCCTTTACTTtcatgcaaatatttaaaaaaaattaagttatGTAAAACTTCTGTGACTGTGCCTGGTTATGCAACTCTCTTTCTAGAACACTTAAATATAGAAGATATTGGTAGATGTGATGAATTTGGATATGTTTTAGAGCATATtcatcagaaaaatattaacaatacaaattcttttcatataaaaacatttgagAGCCGAAATTTCAATGTGGaacatttatatcttttaattgatATGTGCCCATATATTACAAGTCTTTGTATATTACGTGATGAAAGAATTATGGATCTTACGATTTTAGCTGcacttaattatttaacagaATTAAAACTTCTATCTTGTGATTTTTATGCCCATGGAATAAAAACactattagaaataaaaggttgcacaattacaaatttacatttggAACATGTAGATGGAATTGACTTAAATGcacttatatttataagtcAATATTGCCCAAATATAAACAGTCTAGTTTTTTACAACTGTGAATTCTTAGAACAAGCACCAATTTATCCAAGAAAGTTTGCAATCCCACCATTTCAGTATTTagaaagaatcaaatgtgtaGTAGAATGTGCAAACATGCATCTAGAGTTTTTACTCTCtcattgtaaaaatattaaatttattcaattggGTTCATCAACTGGTATTGGAGATGAAAcaataagaagaatattttcaaaaaatccaATGCATAAACTAGAAGAGCTCAAAATATTGTATAGTCATGATTTATCAATGAAAactatacaattattaatgcaTTCTTgtgataatttatatcgtcTATCAGAATTAGAGAACTGGCAAGGAATATCTCCCACAGAATTAGATATGTTTAGAGAAGAGttaaaaaatactaatattaatttgGACACAAGTCCAAGCTTATCTTTtgcataa
- the LOC122572108 gene encoding uncharacterized protein LOC122572108 isoform X2, whose product MPRKHQVHKLVDLALYSIGEFVAVFGRYLTKHICVISKTNPEYGHSKLHSMLKFMKHLLSYNVPRHLYDKMSRTVLTAIVNLVKETREVVVDTHLKRIEFSAWPKIMRHILYNKLPDMVGLEVLDLGSGSAGWRTSDIEKVIISGVTAMPNLVCFILCFDCTDSIIAALAQNCKKLQQLDVTASRSVTDRSVGPLLSCKYLKKIKLCKTSVTVPGYATLFLEHLNIEDIGRCDEFGYVLEHIHQKNINNTNSFHIKTFESRNFNVEHLYLLIDMCPYITSLCILRDERIMDLTILAALNYLTELKLLSCDFYAHGIKTLLEIKGCTITNLHLEHVDGIDLNALIFISQYCPNINSLVFYNCEFLEQAPIYPRKFAIPPFQYLERIKCVVECANMHLEFLLSHCKNIKFIQLGSSTGIGDETIRRIFSKNPMHKLEELKILYSHDLSMKTIQLLMHSCDNLYRLSELENWQGISPTELDMFREELKNTNINLDTSPSLSFA is encoded by the exons ATGCCAAGAAAGCACCAGGTACATAAGCTAGTAGATCTAGCATTATACTCTATTGGAGAATTTGTAGCTGTTTTTGGTAGATACTTGACAAAACATATTTGTGTGATTTCTAAAACAAATCCAGAATATGGACATTCTAAGTTACATTCAatgttgaaatttatgaaacatttactAAGTTACAATGTACCTAGACATCTATATGATAAAATGTCTAGAACAGTATTAACTGCAATTGTTAATCTAGTCAAAGAAACTAGGG AAGTGGTTGTAGATAcacatttaaaaagaattgaattttctgcTTGGCCTAAAATTATGCGTcatattctttataataaattacctgATATGGTCGGACTTGAAGTTTTGGATTTAGGCTCAGGATCAGCTGGTTGGAGAACATCTGATAttgaaaaagttattattagTGGCGTAACTGCTATGCCAAATTtagtatgttttattttatgctTTGATTGCACAGATAGTATTATAGCAGCTCTAGCTCAAAACTGTAAAAAGCTGCAGCAGTTAGATGTAACTGCATCTAGATCTGTAACAGATCGGAGTGTTGGTCCTTTACTTtcatgcaaatatttaaaaaaaattaagttatGTAAAACTTCTGTGACTGTGCCTGGTTATGCAACTCTCTTTCTAGAACACTTAAATATAGAAGATATTGGTAGATGTGATGAATTTGGATATGTTTTAGAGCATATtcatcagaaaaatattaacaatacaaattcttttcatataaaaacatttgagAGCCGAAATTTCAATGTGGaacatttatatcttttaattgatATGTGCCCATATATTACAAGTCTTTGTATATTACGTGATGAAAGAATTATGGATCTTACGATTTTAGCTGcacttaattatttaacagaATTAAAACTTCTATCTTGTGATTTTTATGCCCATGGAATAAAAACactattagaaataaaaggttgcacaattacaaatttacatttggAACATGTAGATGGAATTGACTTAAATGcacttatatttataagtcAATATTGCCCAAATATAAACAGTCTAGTTTTTTACAACTGTGAATTCTTAGAACAAGCACCAATTTATCCAAGAAAGTTTGCAATCCCACCATTTCAGTATTTagaaagaatcaaatgtgtaGTAGAATGTGCAAACATGCATCTAGAGTTTTTACTCTCtcattgtaaaaatattaaatttattcaattggGTTCATCAACTGGTATTGGAGATGAAAcaataagaagaatattttcaaaaaatccaATGCATAAACTAGAAGAGCTCAAAATATTGTATAGTCATGATTTATCAATGAAAactatacaattattaatgcaTTCTTgtgataatttatatcgtcTATCAGAATTAGAGAACTGGCAAGGAATATCTCCCACAGAATTAGATATGTTTAGAGAAGAGttaaaaaatactaatattaatttgGACACAAGTCCAAGCTTATCTTTtgcataa
- the LOC122572124 gene encoding uncharacterized protein LOC122572124, with translation MKRSVTEENGEAKRSFVKQECINFGYDGSYPAYTSSSSSPSTVTQPLPGQPPLPPMPPPSSGVPPPPHVFGPVPSQVTPIQAWTHPPAPWQWITPQTSPLPPPPPRDMTANSFQREMPLRGNYMRRERFTHNKSNMYVQRNNFHRKNRRLPRFGQTQGQFDQATYFGATLSNNLGLEWQRNNYTASTGDTIMNHMPLPNHPLPPIPPGILTNRHGEETSDQDAKVVLEEVVVKKNKQRKPMSQSYPSRPWNREDAERALKIENEYNKTVKAQSLIIKFPDPDLNKDIVREFHPGIQNIHFQSPSGPRYCFIQMAESVDIDETIKELEKIPFGVGHLKVERKSLRDEDNPMPEEIDPYTLYIGNLPESVNVNEVKSKFPTAARVDVGYAQKMRNTRYAFIRYNSVDESISAYKQAHDLMWDTRSIIVRFRRQRGNTCLPGEPKPNVKKVKEEPNSNSQIKKEQKANHTEKNEAKLETDVGNRIQDNSGKMQNKTSSQVQEQNANLQSSSSSTPTSIASAKSAQQQQPWTSQPPQIPSASEAPPPCSTERESVPETIMLTEIKEEPADYEEMECNIRSDDDIDDDIDDDDDDDEEEEEEEEEEDDSDDNDDDNEDDYEDEEEDIDESRNLSLNNKREIAEVNEPSDHLDQMFSELENMTGDIGF, from the exons ATGAAACGCtcg GTAACTGAAGAAAATGGAGAAGCAAAGAGATCTTTTGTTAAACAAGAATGTATCAATTTTGGATACGATGGTTCCTATCCTGCTTATACTTCATCATCTTCATCCCCTTCAACTGTCACACAACCTTTACCAGGACAACCACCATTACCTCCCATGCCTCCTCCTTCTAGTGGAGTTCCACCACCTCCACATGTATTTGGACCAGTGCCTTCTCAAGTTACACCTATACAGGCATGGACACATCCTCCTGCACCATGGCAATGGATAACACCTCAAACATCTCCTTTACCTCCTCCACCCCCACGTGATATGACTGCAAATTCATTTCAAAGAGAAATGCCTCTCAGAGGTAATTACATGAGACGAGAAAGGTTTACACacaataaaagtaatatgtatgttcaaagaaataattttcatcgtaaaaATAGAAGACTTCCACGTTTTGGGCAAACTCAGGGTCAGTTTGATCAAGCAACATATTTTGGTGCAACATTGAGTAATAACCTTGGTTTGGAATggcaaagaaataattacactGCCTCTACAGGTGATACAATTATGAATCACATGCCTCTTCCTAATCATCCTTTGCCTCCTATACCACCAGGGATTTTGACAAATAGACATGGAGAAGAAACTTCAGATCAGGATGCTAAAGTTGTTCTG gaaGAAGTTGttgttaaaaagaataaacaaagaaaaccTATGTCCCAAAGTTATCCTAGTCGACCATGGAATAGAGAAGATGCAGAAAGagctttgaaaattgaaaacgaatATAACAAAACAGTCAAAGCTCAGAGTTTAATAATCAAATTCCCAGACCCtgatttaaataaagatattgtGAGGGAATTTCATCCTGGTATAcagaatattcattttcaaagtCCCAGTGGTCCTAGATATTGTTTTATACAGATGGCAGAAAGTGTGGATATTGATGAAACTATAAAGGAGTTGGAAAAAATACCCTTTGGAGTAGGTCATttgaaagttgaaagaaaatcCCTAAGGGATGAAGATAATCCCATGCCTGAAGAAATAGATccatatacattatacataggAAATTTACCAGAATCTGTTAACGTTAATGAAGTAAAAAGTAAGTTTCCAACAGCTGCTCGAGTAGATGTAGGGTATGCacaaaaaatgagaaatactcg GTATGCTTTTATAAGGTACAATAGTGTGGATGAATCCATATCTGCTTATAAACAAGCACATGATTTAATGTGGGATACCAGAAGTATTATTGTTAGATTTAGAAGGCAGCGTGGTAATACTTGTCTTCCTGGAGAACCTAAACCTAATGTTAAAAAGGTTAAAGAAGAACCAAATAGTAATTcacaaataaagaaagaacagaaagCTAATCATACCGAAAAAAATGAGGCAAAACTAGAAACTGATGTAGGAAATAGAATACAAGATAATTCTggtaaaatgcaaaataaaacGTCATCTCAGGTCCAAGAACAAAATGCAAATTTGCAATCATCTTCTTCCTCTACACCAACTTCAATTGCATCAGCCAAATCAgcacaacaacaacaaccATGG ACTAGTCAACCACCTCAAATACCTTCAGCATCTGAAGCTCCTCCACCTTGTTCAACAGAAAGAGAATCGGTTCCAGAAACGATAATGCTTACAGAAATTAAGGAAGAGCCAGCAGATTATGAAGAAATGGAATGTAATATTCGCTCTGATGATGATATAGACGATGATATAgatgatgacgatgatgacgatgaagaagaagaagaagaggaagaagaagaagacgattcagatgataatgatgatgataacGAAGACGATTATGAAGATGAGGAAGAAGATATAGATGAAAGtagaaatttatcgttaaataataaacgagaaaTTGCAGAAGTTAACGAACCATCTGAT CATCTTGACCAAATGTTCAGTGAATTAGAGAATATGACTGGTGACATCGGCTTTTAA
- the LOC122572138 gene encoding fas-associated death domain protein encodes MKMEQEYICLRKEFLSAAEGHVNKIALNILKEYYKQSVDSNRKLSQIKDLSTLLDTLEKRNVLSYYNVEPLLYISNNFLNDFQIQSKLKNYQIYIQNTQYPLSRNMYQESNENKDEDKCKISYITENRSSQIKVLDDVENKSTLQYKDLRSSRPTQEAMLQQMILSRISERIGRSWRDTLRYLQVPEYQIDIIQHKHPFHLKEQSYEALKLYMTQYSNNNWKINLMHALEKARRRDLKEVVEKLILESNN; translated from the exons ATGAAAATGGAACAAGAGTACATATGTCTACGTAAAGAATTCTTATCAGCTGCTGAAGGCcatgttaataaaattgcattaaatataCTTAAGGAATACTATAAGCAATCTGTAGATTCAAATCGCAAACTGAGTCAGATTAAAGATTTATCAACATTATTGGACACATTGGAAAAACGTAATGTTTTAAGCTATTATAATGTGGAACCACTtctatatatatcaaataattttttgaatgattttcaaatacaaagcaaattaaagaattatcaaatttatattcaaaacaCGCAATATCCTTTATCACGTAATATGTATCAGGAATCAAATG AGAATAAAGATGaggataaatgtaaaatatcatatataactGAAAACAGATCATCACAAATAAAAGTACTTGATGATgtggaaaataaatcaacaTTACAGTACAAAGATCTTAGAAGCAGTCGTCCTACACAGGAAGCTATGTTACAACAAATGa tATTATCACGTATAAGTGAAAGAATTGGTCGCTCTTGGAGAGATACTCTCAGATATTTACAAGTTCCTGAATACCAAATTGATATAATTCAACACAAACATCCTTTTCACTTGAAAGAACAGAGTTACGAA gctttgaaattatatatgacTCAGTATAGTAacaataattggaaaataaatttaatgcatGCTCTAGAGAAAGCAAGACGCAGGGATCTGAAGGAAGTTGTTGAGAAACTAATATTagaatcgaataattaa
- the LOC122572141 gene encoding eukaryotic translation initiation factor 4E-1A-like gives MATSNTEEIEEVERKEPEVVNFDEFPPEVLIKHPLQHTWTLWYYEPDRNKSWEESQRKITSFDTAEDFWSLYNHIKAASELRQGCDYSMFKQGIRPMWEDDANKCGGRWLINLDKKQRNTDLDHFWLETLLCMIGEAFNGYSDDICGAVVNVRPKGDKIGVWTANANNEDSVIEIGRKLRERLKIASKVTIGYQIHKDVIVKVGSQTKNAYVV, from the exons ATGGCTACTAGTAATACAGAAGAAATTGAG GAAGTCGAGAGGAAGGAACCAGAAGTAGTAAACTTCGATGAATTCCCGCCGGaggttttaattaaacatccACTTCAACATACATGGACTCTTTGGTATTATGAACCAGACAGAAATAAATCATGGGAAGAAagtcaaagaaaaattacaagctTTGATACAGCTGAAGATTTTTGGAG ttTATACAATCATATAAAGGCAGCATCAGAATTAAGACAAGGTTGTGACTATAGTATGTTCAAACAAGGAATCAGACCCATGTGGGAAGATGATGCTAATAAATGTGGTGGAAGGTGGCttataaatttagataaaaagcaaagaaatacAGATCTAGATCACTTTTGGCTAGAAACACTTTTATGTATGATTGGTGAGGCATTTAATGGATATTCAGATGATATTTGTGGGGCTGTTGTAAATGTAAGGCCAAAAGGAGATAAAATTGGTGTATGGACTGCAAATGCCAATAATGAAGATAGCGTTATAGAAATTgg ACGCAAATTaagagaaagattaaaaattgcatCAAAAGTTACTATAGGCTATCAAATACATAAAGATGTTATAGTTAAAGTAGGGAGCCAAACAAAAAATGCCTATGTTGTTTAA